One stretch of Balneola sp. MJW-20 DNA includes these proteins:
- a CDS encoding sodium:proton antiporter yields the protein MNLKSFSRKIKYFLAPLFVLLLSTAAFAAEEGASHGIDGSDLSLLWVIPFAGILLSIALFPLFAEEFWHHHFGKISGFWAALLIIPMIVQFGFDKTLYEVLHAYLLEYFPFIILLFALFTISGGVRIKGYMRGTPEVNTGLLLLGTILASWMGTTGAAMLLIRPMLRANEWREKKVHMVVFFIFLVANVGGSLTPLGDPPLFLGFLQGVDFFWTTTNLFVEMSFVVVILLLVYYFWDRYLFNKEKHNEPKSEGSEAFGLEGSFNLLLLGGVVGAVLFSGLADLGEFTVYYVHVTYQNLIRDLTLLLLSWLSWHYTSKESRAANGFNWFPIQEVGKLFAGIFITIIAPIAMLKAANNGEGALQFVNNAVFNSSGDPINAMFFWITGTLSAFLDNAPTYLVFFNAAGGDAQLLMNQLTSTLVAISSGAVFFGAVTYIGNAPNFMVKSIAEQSGVEMPSFGGYMLWSVGILVPIYILVTLIFI from the coding sequence CTCAGCCTCCTTTGGGTGATCCCTTTTGCCGGTATATTACTTTCCATAGCCCTTTTTCCATTATTTGCCGAAGAATTCTGGCATCATCACTTTGGTAAGATCTCAGGTTTCTGGGCTGCATTATTGATCATACCCATGATCGTACAATTTGGTTTTGACAAAACACTTTACGAGGTCTTACACGCTTATCTCCTGGAGTACTTCCCATTCATCATTCTATTATTTGCACTCTTTACGATCTCAGGCGGGGTAAGGATCAAGGGATACATGCGGGGCACTCCCGAGGTGAATACCGGACTTTTATTACTGGGTACGATTCTGGCCAGCTGGATGGGTACTACCGGAGCCGCAATGCTGCTTATCCGCCCGATGCTTCGCGCAAATGAATGGAGAGAAAAGAAAGTTCACATGGTGGTCTTCTTTATCTTTCTGGTTGCCAATGTGGGGGGTTCACTGACGCCCCTCGGTGACCCTCCCCTGTTCCTTGGATTCCTGCAGGGCGTTGACTTCTTCTGGACCACAACTAACTTGTTTGTAGAAATGTCGTTTGTGGTCGTGATCCTGTTACTGGTTTATTATTTCTGGGACCGATACCTGTTCAACAAAGAGAAACATAATGAGCCTAAATCCGAAGGCAGTGAAGCTTTCGGTCTGGAAGGATCCTTTAACCTTTTACTTCTCGGTGGTGTTGTTGGCGCCGTTCTCTTCTCCGGACTCGCTGATCTCGGTGAATTTACTGTCTATTATGTTCATGTAACCTATCAGAACCTGATCAGAGACCTTACTCTTCTCCTGTTGTCCTGGTTATCCTGGCACTATACTTCCAAAGAAAGCCGGGCTGCAAACGGTTTCAACTGGTTCCCTATTCAGGAAGTAGGGAAGTTATTCGCAGGTATCTTTATTACGATCATTGCCCCTATTGCAATGCTTAAGGCCGCGAATAATGGTGAAGGTGCACTGCAATTCGTGAATAATGCGGTATTCAACAGTTCCGGAGATCCTATCAACGCTATGTTCTTTTGGATAACCGGTACACTCTCAGCATTCCTGGATAATGCACCGACCTACCTGGTCTTCTTCAATGCCGCCGGCGGTGATGCCCAGCTGTTGATGAATCAGCTGACCAGCACACTGGTAGCAATCTCTTCCGGTGCGGTATTCTTCGGAGCTGTGACCTATATCGGAAATGCTCCCAACTTCATGGTAAAATCTATTGCAGAACAGAGTGGTGTTGAAATGCCAAGTTTCGGTGGATATATGTTATGGTCGGTTGGTATATTGGTTCCGATCTACATTTTAGTCACCCTGATATTTATCTGA
- a CDS encoding BamA/TamA family outer membrane protein has translation MAFLPALSYSSDLGFIGGGLMNRFEYAPDTFPFVSYTQLAVIASTRGLFSFQVLHDVPRSFGKDLRTTTEISTSRFLQNQYYGTGNYDKLEDPPEGNSDFYLYNSYSASLDLVLRKPVWRLNYRHLDLWANYNLSYQTPFSNDADQLISTSPPAGIEGGITSALGLGFIWDGRNNEFDPSKGTYLRSQLSVSDDLIGSEFDYLSVENEFRAFVSFFLIRKITWANRILFQNTNGTVPYWRSPSLGGEETLRGFAQNRFLDSNAFLFNTELRTWLFDLPIMNGKIGGTLFFDAGRSYNNNTTLRAAFEDIRYTFGFGGNSSFFTPDFIMRGDVGFSEDGVGLYLTAGYIF, from the coding sequence GTGGCTTTTCTCCCTGCCCTGTCCTATTCCTCAGATCTCGGTTTTATAGGCGGTGGATTAATGAATCGTTTTGAATATGCACCTGATACATTTCCGTTCGTTTCTTATACGCAGCTGGCCGTTATCGCTTCCACCCGCGGATTGTTTTCTTTTCAGGTTCTGCATGATGTACCCCGAAGTTTCGGAAAAGATCTGCGAACTACTACTGAGATCAGCACTTCCCGTTTTTTGCAGAACCAGTACTACGGAACCGGTAATTATGATAAACTGGAAGATCCACCTGAGGGGAATTCCGATTTCTATCTGTATAATTCCTATTCTGCGAGCCTGGATCTTGTACTGAGAAAGCCCGTATGGCGGCTCAACTACCGGCATCTTGACCTATGGGCTAATTATAATCTCAGCTATCAGACCCCTTTTTCGAATGATGCAGATCAGCTGATCAGTACTTCTCCCCCTGCAGGTATTGAAGGTGGGATTACATCGGCATTAGGGCTTGGGTTTATCTGGGACGGAAGGAATAATGAATTCGATCCGTCTAAGGGTACTTATCTGAGATCACAGTTAAGCGTGTCGGATGATCTGATCGGATCTGAATTTGACTATCTGAGTGTGGAGAATGAATTCCGGGCCTTTGTCTCTTTTTTCCTGATCCGGAAGATCACCTGGGCTAATCGTATCCTGTTTCAGAATACTAACGGAACCGTACCATACTGGAGAAGTCCCAGTCTTGGTGGTGAAGAGACTCTCAGGGGTTTTGCACAAAACAGGTTTCTGGACAGCAACGCGTTTCTTTTCAATACCGAATTAAGAACCTGGCTCTTTGATCTGCCTATAATGAATGGAAAGATCGGCGGTACTCTTTTCTTTGATGCGGGGCGGAGCTATAACAACAATACCACGCTGAGGGCTGCATTCGAAGATATCCGCTACACCTTCGGTTTCGGAGGAAACAGTTCTTTCTTTACACCCGATTTCATTATGAGAGGTGATGTAGGCTTCTCAGAAGACGGGGTGGGTCTCTACCTTACCGCAGGATATATATTTTAG